The Stappia sp. genome window below encodes:
- a CDS encoding choline ABC transporter substrate-binding protein, which translates to MTPISLRLGVAALALGLTAGPALAAEADSCKAVRFSDVGWTDITATTAAASVVLDSLGYESEVKILSVPVTYASLKNKDIDVFLGNWMPTMEADIAAYREDGSVETVRANLEGAKYTLAVPKYTYDKGLKTFADIAAFQEELDGKIYGIEPGNDGNRLIIDMIEADTFGLKDFEIVESSESGMLAQVSRAAKRKEDVVFLGWEPHPMNANIEMAYLAGGDDIFGPNYGGATVYTNVRAGYREECPNVGAFLDNLVFSLEMENEIMGAILNDGEEPVRAARAWLRDNPSVLDGWLDGVTTFDGEDALPAARAALGL; encoded by the coding sequence ATGACCCCGATTTCCCTGCGCCTCGGCGTTGCAGCCCTCGCGCTCGGCCTGACCGCCGGTCCCGCGCTCGCGGCCGAGGCCGATTCCTGCAAGGCCGTGCGCTTCTCCGACGTCGGCTGGACGGACATCACCGCGACGACGGCGGCGGCCTCCGTGGTCCTGGATTCGCTCGGCTACGAGAGCGAGGTGAAGATCCTCTCCGTGCCGGTGACCTATGCCTCGCTGAAGAACAAGGACATCGACGTCTTCCTCGGCAACTGGATGCCCACCATGGAGGCCGACATCGCCGCCTACCGGGAGGACGGCTCGGTGGAAACCGTGCGGGCCAATCTGGAGGGCGCGAAATACACGCTCGCCGTGCCGAAATACACCTACGACAAGGGCCTCAAGACCTTCGCCGACATCGCCGCCTTCCAGGAAGAGCTCGACGGCAAGATCTACGGCATCGAGCCGGGCAACGACGGCAACCGGCTGATCATCGACATGATCGAGGCCGACACCTTCGGCCTCAAGGACTTCGAGATCGTCGAAAGCTCCGAGTCCGGCATGCTGGCGCAGGTCTCGCGCGCCGCCAAGCGCAAGGAAGACGTCGTCTTCCTCGGCTGGGAGCCGCATCCGATGAACGCCAACATCGAGATGGCGTATCTGGCCGGCGGCGACGACATCTTCGGCCCCAACTACGGCGGCGCCACGGTCTACACCAACGTGCGCGCGGGCTACCGCGAGGAATGCCCGAACGTCGGCGCCTTCCTGGACAATCTCGTCTTTTCGCTGGAGATGGAGAACGAGATCATGGGCGCGATCCTCAACGACGGCGAGGAGCCGGTGCGCGCCGCCCGCGCCTGGCTGCGCGACAACCCGTCCGTGCTCGACGGCTGGCTCGACGGCGTGACCACCTTCGACGGCGAGGACGCGCTTCCCGCCGCCCGTGCCGCCCTCGGCCTGTAA
- a CDS encoding MATE family efflux transporter has product MSSVRPRAGTRSEAVRPFEVTNRTVLAIAVPMTLAYLSTPLLGLVDTAVIGQLGDAALIGGIALGGVLFDLVFTSFNFLRSGTTGLTAQAVGAGEGKEERAVLFRAGLLALGLGLAVVLLHLPILTAGLAVMGGSDAVKEATTTYFSIRALSAPLALMNYAYLGWFIGRGQAVTALALQTGLNGLNIALSVWFVLGLGWGVAGVAGATVLAELATALTGTLLAARALKGRPLPSRVRIFNAARFKRMLALNRDILVRSFALVFAFAFFTSRSAIQGDTILAANAILQKLFLLASYFLDGLATAAEQLAGRAVGARYRPAFDKALRLSLIWGFVLAGLAAVLFLLGGPALIAAMTTAEDVRAAALIYLPWAAATPVLAVLAFQMDGVFIGATWSRDMRNMMLVSLALFVAAYVVLFPVLGNHGLWLAFSLFLAARGGTLLAISRRRAAETFA; this is encoded by the coding sequence TTGTCCTCCGTCCGCCCGCGTGCCGGCACGCGATCCGAAGCTGTCCGCCCCTTCGAGGTGACCAATCGCACGGTGCTGGCGATCGCCGTGCCGATGACGCTCGCCTATCTGTCGACTCCGCTGCTCGGGCTCGTCGACACGGCGGTCATCGGACAACTGGGCGATGCGGCGCTGATCGGCGGCATCGCGCTCGGCGGCGTGCTGTTCGACCTCGTCTTCACCAGCTTCAACTTCCTGCGCTCCGGCACGACGGGTCTGACCGCGCAGGCCGTCGGCGCCGGGGAGGGGAAGGAGGAACGCGCCGTGCTGTTCCGCGCCGGGCTGCTCGCGCTCGGGCTCGGCCTTGCCGTGGTGCTGCTGCATCTGCCGATCCTCACGGCCGGACTGGCGGTCATGGGCGGCAGCGACGCGGTGAAGGAGGCGACGACCACCTATTTCTCGATCCGCGCGCTGTCGGCGCCGCTTGCCCTGATGAATTACGCCTATCTCGGCTGGTTCATCGGGCGCGGGCAGGCGGTGACCGCGCTCGCCTTGCAGACGGGCCTGAACGGGCTGAACATCGCGCTGTCGGTGTGGTTCGTGCTGGGGCTGGGGTGGGGCGTGGCGGGGGTCGCCGGCGCGACGGTGCTGGCCGAACTCGCGACGGCGCTGACCGGCACGCTGCTCGCCGCCCGTGCGCTGAAGGGCCGGCCGCTGCCCTCGCGGGTTCGCATCTTCAACGCCGCACGCTTCAAGCGCATGCTGGCGCTCAACCGCGACATTCTCGTGCGCTCCTTCGCGCTCGTCTTCGCCTTCGCCTTCTTCACCTCGCGCTCGGCGATCCAGGGCGACACGATCCTGGCGGCCAACGCCATCCTGCAGAAGCTCTTCCTGCTTGCGAGTTACTTTCTCGACGGCCTCGCAACGGCGGCGGAGCAACTTGCGGGGCGCGCCGTCGGCGCTCGATATCGCCCGGCCTTCGACAAGGCGCTTCGGTTGTCGTTGATTTGGGGCTTCGTGCTCGCGGGGCTTGCCGCCGTCCTCTTTCTTCTGGGCGGGCCAGCGCTGATCGCCGCCATGACCACGGCGGAGGACGTGCGCGCCGCGGCGCTGATCTATCTGCCCTGGGCGGCGGCGACGCCGGTGCTCGCGGTGCTCGCCTTCCAGATGGACGGCGTCTTCATCGGCGCCACCTGGTCGCGCGACATGCGCAACATGATGCTGGTGTCGCTGGCGCTCTTCGTCGCTGCCTATGTCGTGCTGTTCCCGGTTCTCGGGAACCACGGCCTGTGGCTCGCCTTCTCGCTGTTTCTCGCCGCGCGCGGGGGCACGCTGCTCGCCATCTCGCGCCGGCGCGCCGCCGAGACCTTCGCCTGA
- a CDS encoding MarR family transcriptional regulator yields the protein MKPLVFDLLDIAARIEKRFDSALSLARGVSLREYRMLASLSAFEGGRATRVALAEAVGLTPSAVTRALKPLEKVGLVATEKSARDARQSLARLTPAGEVLLSEVEQVVADVAASLPPLPVTEAEIDEVARGLAMTPRAA from the coding sequence ATGAAACCGCTCGTCTTCGATCTTCTGGACATCGCGGCGCGCATCGAAAAGCGCTTCGATTCCGCCCTGTCGCTCGCGCGCGGCGTCAGCTTGCGCGAATACCGGATGCTGGCCAGCCTCTCCGCCTTCGAGGGCGGGCGCGCCACGCGGGTCGCCCTTGCCGAGGCGGTGGGGCTGACGCCCTCCGCGGTGACCCGCGCGCTCAAGCCGCTGGAGAAGGTCGGCCTCGTGGCGACCGAAAAGAGCGCGCGCGACGCGCGTCAAAGCCTCGCCCGGCTGACGCCGGCGGGCGAGGTGCTCCTGTCGGAGGTCGAGCAGGTCGTCGCCGACGTCGCGGCATCCCTGCCGCCCCTGCCCGTCACGGAAGCCGAGATCGACGAGGTTGCGCGCGGGCTCGCCATGACGCCCCGCGCGGCGTGA
- the choW gene encoding choline ABC transporter permease subunit — MDWLTEHKLPIGQWAKTVVDWLTDNAYWVFDGISAVLEGLIDAILWVLQGPHPLLVVAIAAALAYAVQRRISFAVFVAASLLLIINQGYWEETTETLSLVIAAATVCMAIGVPLGVAAAHRPRLYAAMRPVLDLMQTIPTFVYLIPALILFGLGMVPGLIATVVFAIPAPIRLTQLGVSSTPKQLLEAGEAFGATKSQLLWKVELPYALPQIMAGLTQTIMLSLSMVVIAALVGADGLGVPTLRALNTVNIAKGFEVGIAIVLIAIVLDRFFRTSKDGGQPS; from the coding sequence GTGGACTGGCTGACCGAACACAAGCTGCCGATCGGACAATGGGCCAAGACCGTCGTCGACTGGCTCACCGACAACGCCTATTGGGTTTTCGACGGCATTTCCGCCGTGCTGGAAGGCTTGATCGACGCCATCCTGTGGGTCCTGCAAGGCCCCCATCCGTTGCTCGTCGTGGCCATAGCCGCCGCCCTCGCCTATGCGGTGCAGCGCAGGATTTCCTTCGCCGTCTTCGTGGCCGCGAGCCTGCTGCTGATCATCAACCAGGGCTACTGGGAAGAGACGACGGAAACGCTCTCGCTCGTCATCGCCGCCGCGACCGTGTGCATGGCCATCGGCGTGCCGCTGGGTGTCGCCGCCGCGCATCGGCCCAGGCTCTATGCGGCGATGCGCCCGGTTCTCGATCTCATGCAGACGATCCCGACCTTCGTCTATCTAATCCCCGCGCTGATCCTCTTCGGGCTCGGCATGGTGCCGGGGCTGATCGCCACGGTCGTCTTCGCGATTCCCGCGCCAATCCGCCTGACGCAGCTCGGCGTGTCCTCCACGCCGAAACAGCTTCTGGAGGCTGGCGAAGCCTTCGGCGCGACGAAGTCGCAGCTCCTGTGGAAGGTGGAACTGCCCTACGCCCTGCCGCAGATCATGGCCGGGCTCACACAGACCATCATGCTGTCGCTGTCGATGGTGGTGATCGCCGCGCTGGTCGGCGCCGACGGGCTCGGCGTGCCGACGCTGCGCGCGCTCAACACGGTGAACATCGCCAAGGGCTTCGAGGTGGGGATCGCCATCGTGCTGATCGCCATCGTGCTCGACCGCTTCTTCCGGACCTCCAAGGACGGAGGGCAACCCTCATGA
- the betB gene encoding betaine-aldehyde dehydrogenase has product MRAQPSASHYIDGVPHETPDGAILESRYPATNEVIARLHAAGPETVNAAVAAARAGQKIWAATPLAERGRVLRRAAELMRARNRELSELETLDTGKPLQETLVADAASGADCLEYFGSLAPTLTGEHIDLGGAFAYTRREPLGVVGAIGAWNYPIQIACWKVAPALACGNAMVFKPSELTPLSALKLAEILTEAGLPAGVFNVVQGHGDTGAHLVAHPDVAKVSLTGSVPTGIKVAQTAADTLKHVTLELGGKSPLIVFDDADLDNAVSAAINANFYSSGQICSNGTRVFVQRDLKEAFLARLAERTARARLGDPLDDTVDTGPLVSRGQLDKVMGYIEKGRAEGARLVCGGTRAQVPGLPDGLFVAPTVFADVADHMAIAREEIFGPVMCVLDFDTEEEAVARANATDFGLAAGVFTRDLARAHRVIAALHAGTCWINTYNLTPVEMPFGGVKKSGIGRENGHAAIEHYSQVKSVYVELGDVESAY; this is encoded by the coding sequence ATGCGTGCCCAGCCCTCCGCCTCGCACTACATCGACGGTGTGCCGCACGAGACGCCCGACGGCGCGATCCTCGAAAGCCGCTATCCTGCGACCAACGAGGTGATCGCGCGTCTGCATGCCGCCGGCCCCGAGACGGTCAACGCGGCGGTCGCCGCCGCGCGCGCCGGGCAGAAGATCTGGGCCGCGACGCCGCTGGCGGAGCGCGGGCGCGTGCTGCGCCGCGCGGCGGAACTGATGCGGGCGCGCAATCGCGAATTGTCGGAACTCGAGACGCTCGACACCGGCAAGCCCCTGCAGGAAACGCTGGTCGCCGACGCGGCGTCGGGCGCGGACTGCCTGGAGTACTTCGGCAGCCTCGCGCCGACGCTGACCGGCGAGCACATCGATCTGGGCGGCGCCTTCGCCTACACGCGGCGCGAACCGCTCGGCGTGGTCGGCGCGATCGGCGCGTGGAATTATCCGATCCAGATTGCCTGCTGGAAGGTTGCCCCCGCGCTGGCCTGCGGCAATGCGATGGTGTTCAAGCCCTCCGAACTGACCCCGCTCAGCGCGCTGAAGCTCGCCGAGATCCTGACCGAGGCGGGCCTGCCGGCCGGCGTCTTCAACGTGGTGCAGGGCCATGGCGACACGGGTGCGCATCTGGTCGCCCACCCCGACGTGGCCAAGGTGTCGCTCACCGGGTCCGTGCCGACCGGCATCAAGGTCGCGCAGACGGCGGCCGACACGCTCAAGCATGTCACGCTGGAACTGGGCGGCAAGTCGCCGCTGATCGTCTTCGACGACGCCGATCTCGACAACGCCGTCTCCGCCGCGATCAACGCCAATTTCTATTCCAGCGGCCAGATCTGCTCCAACGGCACCCGCGTCTTCGTGCAGCGGGACCTGAAGGAGGCCTTTCTCGCCCGCCTCGCCGAGCGCACGGCCAGGGCGCGCCTCGGCGACCCGCTGGACGACACCGTCGACACCGGCCCGCTCGTCAGCCGGGGTCAGCTCGACAAGGTGATGGGCTACATCGAAAAGGGACGCGCGGAAGGCGCGCGGCTCGTGTGCGGTGGCACGCGCGCGCAAGTCCCCGGTCTGCCGGACGGGCTCTTCGTCGCGCCGACCGTCTTCGCCGATGTCGCCGATCACATGGCCATCGCGCGCGAGGAGATCTTCGGCCCCGTGATGTGCGTGCTCGATTTCGACACCGAAGAGGAAGCGGTGGCGCGGGCCAATGCGACGGACTTCGGTCTGGCCGCTGGCGTCTTCACCCGCGACCTCGCCCGCGCCCACCGCGTGATCGCGGCGCTGCACGCCGGAACCTGCTGGATCAACACCTACAATCTGACGCCCGTCGAGATGCCCTTCGGCGGCGTCAAGAAGTCCGGCATCGGGCGCGAGAACGGGCACGCCGCCATCGAGCACTACAGCCAGGTGAAATCGGTCTACGTGGAACTCGGCGACGTCGAAAGCGCCTATTGA
- the betI gene encoding transcriptional regulator BetI, translating to MPRIGMEATRRKALIDATVETIHARGFGDATIAEIARRAGVSGGLAHHYFGSKAGLLNATMRALLSDLSRETQARMAEADSARARISAMIAASFAPDQFQPALISAWLAFYLQARTDPQTRRLLRIYHRRLVSNLAHAFRELLPAERARAAAEGTAALIDGLWLQRVFADGPPRPRTAVRRVEDYVERQLTD from the coding sequence ATGCCGCGTATCGGAATGGAAGCCACCCGGCGCAAGGCGCTCATCGACGCGACCGTGGAGACGATCCATGCGCGCGGTTTCGGCGATGCGACCATCGCGGAAATTGCCCGGCGGGCCGGCGTCTCCGGCGGGCTGGCGCATCACTATTTCGGCTCCAAGGCCGGATTGCTGAACGCCACGATGCGCGCGCTGCTGAGCGATCTGTCGCGCGAGACGCAGGCGCGCATGGCGGAAGCGGACAGCGCCCGCGCCCGGATCTCGGCGATGATCGCGGCGAGCTTCGCGCCGGATCAGTTCCAGCCGGCGCTGATCTCGGCCTGGCTCGCCTTCTATCTGCAGGCGCGCACGGACCCGCAGACCCGGCGGCTGCTCAGGATCTATCATCGCCGGCTGGTGTCGAACCTGGCGCATGCGTTTCGCGAGCTTCTGCCGGCGGAGCGGGCGCGCGCGGCGGCGGAAGGCACCGCCGCCCTGATCGACGGGCTGTGGCTGCAGCGCGTCTTCGCCGACGGCCCGCCGCGCCCGCGCACCGCCGTGCGCCGGGTCGAGGACTACGTGGAACGCCAACTCACGGACTGA
- a CDS encoding SGNH/GDSL hydrolase family protein has translation MAGLPPFLSWLALPLYAVEGTRVRARTPRFPPPPGPVMGRVGAPWQAGDDEIRLLVLGDSSAAAVGLDRQEDGLAPQLAEALAARSGRSVVWRAAGFNSATSGQLRDHVVPALEPAPYTHVLLSVGFNDLKNFHSGRRFLREFGGLIYAVKARFPESRIFWSQLLDPAEVPGLTPRLAAILRLRRRALDPLGACLCRERGAIAIPAMQGLPPEAFCSDGIHPSRQGFRGWAEHLAAHMMADT, from the coding sequence ATGGCCGGTCTGCCGCCGTTCCTGAGCTGGCTGGCGCTGCCGCTCTACGCGGTGGAGGGGACGCGGGTGCGCGCGCGCACGCCGCGCTTTCCCCCGCCGCCCGGCCCGGTCATGGGAAGGGTCGGCGCCCCGTGGCAGGCAGGCGACGACGAGATCCGGCTGCTGGTGCTCGGCGATTCCTCCGCCGCCGCCGTCGGGCTCGACCGGCAGGAGGACGGGCTCGCGCCGCAACTGGCCGAGGCCCTCGCCGCGCGGTCGGGGCGCTCCGTGGTCTGGCGGGCGGCCGGCTTCAACTCCGCCACGTCGGGGCAATTGCGCGACCATGTCGTGCCCGCTCTGGAGCCCGCGCCCTACACCCATGTTCTTCTGTCGGTCGGCTTCAACGACCTGAAGAATTTTCACTCCGGCCGCCGCTTTCTCAGGGAGTTCGGCGGGCTGATCTATGCGGTGAAGGCACGCTTTCCCGAAAGCCGGATCTTCTGGTCGCAGCTGCTCGATCCGGCCGAGGTGCCGGGTCTGACGCCGCGTCTGGCGGCGATCCTGCGCCTGCGCCGCCGGGCGCTCGATCCGCTGGGTGCCTGTCTGTGCCGCGAACGCGGGGCGATCGCCATCCCGGCCATGCAGGGGCTGCCGCCGGAGGCCTTTTGCAGCGACGGCATTCACCCCTCCAGACAGGGGTTTCGTGGCTGGGCGGAGCATCTCGCCGCGCATATGATGGCAGACACCTGA
- the betA gene encoding choline dehydrogenase: MVEATHIVIGAGSAGAALAYRLSEDPGNRVLVLEAGGSDAGPFIQMPAALSYPMNMARYDWGYVSDPEPHLGGRRLVTPRGKVIGGSSSINGMVYVRGHARDFDTWAEMGARGWAYADVAPYFSRMETSHGGEAGVRGTDGPLHVTRGTKWSPLYDAFIEAGRQAGYETTPDYNGLKQEGFADMEMTVWKGRRWSSANAYLKPALKRDNVRLLTGVTARRILFDGTRATGVEYARGGRIETAQASAEVIVAASAINSPRLLMLSGIGDAAALSDLGIDVVAHRRGVGQNLQDHLELYIQQACTQPITLYRHWNPISKALIGAQWLFTGTGLGASNHFEACAFIRSRAGVEYPDLQYHFLPFAVRYDGQAAAEGHGFQAHVGPMRSKSRGRVALTSPDPEADPSILFNYMSHPDDWEDFRTAIRLTREIFGQEAFAPYRGKEIQPGSEVQNDADLDAFIRDHVESAYHPCGTCRMGATDDPLAVVDPEARVIGVEGLRVADSSIFPRITNGNLNGPSIMVGEKVADHVLGRTPLPRSNRDPWIHPAWETAQR, from the coding sequence ATGGTCGAGGCTACCCACATCGTGATCGGCGCGGGCTCCGCCGGCGCCGCGCTCGCCTACCGCCTGTCGGAGGATCCGGGCAACCGCGTGCTCGTGCTGGAGGCGGGCGGCAGCGACGCCGGTCCCTTCATCCAGATGCCGGCGGCGCTCTCCTACCCGATGAACATGGCCCGCTACGACTGGGGCTATGTGAGCGATCCCGAGCCCCATCTTGGCGGGCGTCGGCTCGTCACGCCGCGCGGCAAGGTGATCGGTGGCTCCTCGTCGATCAACGGCATGGTCTATGTGCGCGGCCACGCCCGCGACTTCGACACCTGGGCCGAGATGGGCGCGCGGGGCTGGGCCTATGCCGATGTCGCGCCCTATTTTTCGCGCATGGAAACCAGCCATGGCGGAGAGGCGGGCGTGCGCGGCACCGACGGTCCGCTGCATGTGACGCGCGGCACCAAGTGGAGCCCGCTCTACGACGCCTTCATCGAGGCCGGCCGCCAGGCGGGCTACGAGACGACGCCGGACTACAACGGGCTGAAGCAGGAAGGCTTCGCCGACATGGAGATGACCGTGTGGAAGGGGCGGCGCTGGTCGAGCGCCAACGCCTATCTGAAGCCGGCGCTCAAGCGCGACAACGTCCGCCTGCTGACCGGCGTCACGGCGCGGCGCATTCTCTTCGACGGCACGCGGGCCACCGGCGTGGAGTACGCGCGTGGCGGGCGGATCGAGACCGCGCAGGCCTCGGCGGAGGTGATCGTGGCGGCCTCGGCGATCAACTCGCCGCGCCTCCTGATGCTGTCGGGGATCGGCGACGCGGCCGCGCTCTCCGACCTCGGGATCGATGTCGTGGCGCATCGCCGGGGCGTCGGACAGAACCTTCAGGACCATCTGGAGCTCTACATCCAGCAGGCCTGCACCCAGCCGATCACGCTCTACAGGCACTGGAACCCGATCTCCAAGGCGCTGATCGGGGCGCAATGGCTGTTCACCGGAACGGGGCTCGGCGCCTCGAACCACTTCGAGGCCTGCGCCTTCATCCGCTCGCGCGCCGGCGTGGAATATCCGGACCTGCAATATCACTTCCTGCCTTTCGCGGTGCGCTACGACGGGCAGGCGGCGGCGGAAGGCCACGGCTTTCAGGCGCATGTCGGGCCGATGCGCTCGAAGTCGCGCGGGCGCGTGGCGCTGACCTCGCCCGACCCCGAGGCCGATCCCTCGATCCTGTTCAACTACATGTCGCACCCGGACGACTGGGAGGATTTCCGCACCGCGATCCGCCTGACCCGCGAGATCTTCGGCCAGGAGGCCTTCGCCCCCTATCGCGGCAAGGAGATCCAGCCGGGCAGCGAGGTGCAGAACGACGCGGACCTCGACGCCTTCATCCGCGACCACGTGGAAAGCGCCTATCATCCCTGCGGCACCTGCCGCATGGGCGCGACCGACGATCCGCTGGCCGTGGTCGACCCTGAGGCGCGGGTGATCGGCGTGGAGGGGCTGCGCGTCGCCGACAGCTCGATCTTCCCGCGCATCACCAACGGCAACCTCAACGGCCCCTCGATCATGGTCGGCGAGAAGGTCGCCGATCACGTGCTCGGCCGCACGCCGCTGCCGCGCAGCAACCGCGACCCCTGGATTCATCCGGCGTGGGAAACCGCGCAGCGCTGA
- the choV gene encoding choline ABC transporter ATP-binding protein codes for MTQAVVTFSDVDIVFGEHPERAVPMIDAGASRAEIQEKTGQILGVAGASFDIREGELIVLMGLSGSGKSTLLRAVNGLNRVTRGEVLVRHGDQSVNPSSCTAEELRSLRRSRIAMVFQQFALLPWRSVRENVGFGLELSGMAPKARRAKVDAQLELVGLADWGDKYVHELSGGMQQRVGLARAFATDAPILLMDEPFSALDPLIRDHLQDELLALQEKLNKTIVFVSHDLDEAAKIGSRIAIMEGGRVIQLGTPQEIVQKPATDYVAEFVAHMNPLGVLRARDIMRPLNGVAPSADAPRCAARTPVREVIALRRAASGPLVVEDKGTPVGLVDEADILDCLR; via the coding sequence ATGACCCAGGCGGTGGTGACCTTCAGCGATGTCGACATCGTTTTCGGCGAGCATCCCGAGCGCGCCGTTCCGATGATCGACGCCGGCGCGAGCCGGGCGGAGATCCAGGAAAAGACCGGCCAGATCCTCGGCGTCGCCGGGGCGAGCTTCGACATTCGCGAGGGCGAGCTGATCGTGCTGATGGGCCTGTCGGGCTCCGGCAAGTCGACGCTGCTGCGCGCCGTCAACGGGCTGAACCGGGTGACGCGCGGCGAGGTTCTGGTGCGCCACGGCGACCAGTCGGTCAATCCCTCCTCCTGCACGGCGGAGGAGTTGCGCAGCCTTCGCCGGTCGCGCATCGCCATGGTGTTCCAGCAATTCGCGCTGCTGCCCTGGCGCAGCGTGCGCGAGAACGTCGGTTTCGGCCTGGAGCTTTCCGGAATGGCCCCCAAGGCGCGCCGGGCCAAGGTGGACGCGCAGCTGGAGCTCGTCGGGCTCGCGGACTGGGGCGACAAATACGTGCACGAACTGTCCGGCGGCATGCAGCAGCGCGTGGGGCTCGCCCGCGCGTTCGCCACCGATGCGCCGATCCTGCTGATGGACGAGCCGTTCTCCGCGCTCGATCCGCTCATTCGCGACCATCTCCAGGACGAATTGCTGGCGCTGCAGGAAAAGCTCAACAAGACCATCGTCTTCGTCAGCCACGATCTCGACGAGGCGGCCAAGATCGGCTCGCGGATCGCGATCATGGAGGGCGGGCGCGTCATCCAGCTCGGCACGCCGCAGGAGATCGTGCAGAAGCCGGCGACCGATTATGTCGCGGAGTTCGTCGCCCACATGAACCCGCTCGGCGTCTTGCGCGCCCGCGACATCATGCGCCCGCTGAACGGCGTGGCACCAAGCGCCGACGCGCCGCGCTGCGCCGCCCGGACGCCGGTGCGCGAGGTGATCGCGCTGAGACGCGCGGCAAGCGGTCCGCTCGTCGTGGAGGACAAGGGCACACCGGTCGGCCTCGTCGACGAGGCGGACATTCTCGACTGCCTGCGCTGA
- a CDS encoding lysine--tRNA ligase, with amino-acid sequence MTSAALPPLDLSPSVRDAAMASKAWPFEEARKILKRIEGRPKDRPVLFETGYGPSGLPHIGTFGEVARTTMVRTAFRLLTGDEIPTRLLCFSDDMDGMRKIPDTVPDPEMLRPHLHKPLTAVPNPFGGVGDSFGAHNNAMLRRFLDTFGFEYEFASATDYYKAGRFDEVLIRAAEKYQDIMDVMLPTLGEERQATYSPFLPISPTSGRVLYVPMKDVNAREGTVTFEGEEGEDITLPVTGGHVKLQWKPDFGMRWAALDVDFEMFGKDHLTNAPIYDRICEILGGRPPEHFVYELFLDENGEKISKSKGNGLTIDEWLTYASPESLALYMFTKPKTAKKLYFDVIPKAVDEYLTFAQKYPSMPVEQQLANPAWHIHSGNVPETDNPVPFAMLLNLVSASNAETKDVLWAFISRQAPGVTPDNHPDLDKLVGYAIRYFDDFVKPAKVYHVPDDIERAALQALDARLADLPADADGATIQDAVLDVARAIERYQDPKKKGPDGGPGVSVAWFSALYKLLLGQERGPRFGSFVALYGIAETRALIAKALSGELATTR; translated from the coding sequence ATGACCTCTGCCGCGCTGCCTCCGCTCGACCTGTCCCCGTCCGTCAGAGACGCGGCCATGGCCTCCAAGGCCTGGCCCTTCGAGGAGGCGCGCAAGATCCTCAAGCGGATCGAGGGGCGGCCGAAAGACCGTCCCGTGCTGTTCGAGACCGGCTACGGCCCCTCCGGCCTGCCGCATATCGGCACCTTCGGCGAGGTGGCGCGCACGACCATGGTGCGCACCGCCTTCCGGCTGCTGACCGGCGACGAGATCCCCACGCGTCTCCTGTGTTTCTCCGACGACATGGACGGGATGCGCAAGATCCCCGACACGGTGCCGGACCCGGAGATGCTCCGGCCGCATCTGCACAAGCCGCTGACGGCCGTTCCCAACCCGTTCGGCGGCGTGGGCGACAGCTTCGGCGCGCACAACAACGCCATGCTGCGCCGGTTCCTCGACACCTTCGGCTTCGAGTACGAGTTCGCCAGCGCGACCGACTACTACAAGGCCGGCCGGTTCGACGAGGTGCTGATCCGCGCCGCCGAGAAGTATCAGGACATCATGGACGTGATGCTGCCGACCCTCGGCGAGGAGCGGCAGGCGACCTATTCGCCGTTCCTGCCGATCTCGCCGACGTCGGGGCGCGTGCTCTATGTGCCGATGAAGGATGTGAACGCCCGCGAGGGCACGGTGACCTTCGAGGGCGAGGAGGGCGAGGACATCACGCTGCCGGTCACCGGTGGGCACGTGAAGCTCCAGTGGAAGCCCGACTTCGGCATGCGCTGGGCGGCGCTCGACGTCGATTTCGAGATGTTCGGCAAGGATCACCTCACCAACGCGCCGATCTACGACCGGATCTGCGAGATCCTCGGCGGCCGTCCGCCGGAGCACTTCGTCTACGAACTGTTCCTGGACGAGAACGGCGAGAAGATCTCCAAGTCGAAGGGCAACGGCCTGACCATCGACGAGTGGCTGACCTATGCCTCGCCCGAGAGCTTGGCGCTCTACATGTTCACCAAGCCGAAGACCGCGAAGAAGCTCTATTTCGACGTGATCCCGAAGGCGGTCGACGAGTATCTGACCTTCGCGCAGAAGTATCCGTCGATGCCGGTCGAGCAGCAGCTCGCCAATCCGGCCTGGCACATCCATTCCGGCAATGTGCCGGAGACGGACAATCCGGTGCCCTTCGCGATGCTGTTGAACCTGGTGTCCGCCTCCAATGCGGAGACCAAGGACGTGCTGTGGGCGTTCATCTCGCGCCAGGCGCCGGGCGTGACGCCGGACAACCATCCCGATCTCGACAAGCTGGTCGGCTATGCGATCCGCTACTTCGACGACTTCGTGAAACCGGCCAAGGTCTATCACGTGCCCGACGACATCGAGCGCGCCGCGCTTCAGGCGCTTGATGCCAGGCTCGCGGACCTGCCCGCGGACGCGGACGGGGCCACGATCCAGGACGCGGTGCTCGATGTGGCACGGGCGATCGAGCGCTATCAGGACCCGAAGAAGAAGGGCCCCGATGGCGGCCCCGGTGTGTCGGTGGCCTGGTTTTCCGCGCTCTACAAGCTGCTGCTGGGACAGGAGCGCGGTCCGCGCTTCGGCTCCTTCGTGGCGCTCTACGGCATCGCCGAGACCCGTGCGCTGATCGCCAAGGCGCTCTCCGGCGAATTGGCCACGACGCGCTGA